The Erpetoichthys calabaricus chromosome 5, fErpCal1.3, whole genome shotgun sequence genome has a segment encoding these proteins:
- the nadk2 gene encoding NAD kinase 2, mitochondrial isoform X3, translating into MEDCHLETQGAEEFSSFSKSPRCEGHALLCQDLLEHNYPWDGTMLLVASKVLDRLKPVVGVNTDPERSEGHLCLPMHYTNSFPEALQKLEQGKFRWQWRHRIQIYLEGTGINLTPVDLHEQQLSLDQHIRAHRTDTETGSVSGPYLLPVRALNEVFIGESLSSRMNYKTYKPRFTFSLHRASYYEISVDDGPWEKQKSSGLNVCTGTGSKAWSYNINKMVFQAVEDILNIGKMHAGLNFDLERELIEKVTEEYNNSLIFNPEETKMFFSVREPIVNRVFSSSRQRGFTKKICVRSRCWDACMVLDGGTSFEFNDGAIATINMNEEDAICTVILQE; encoded by the exons ATGGAAGACTGTCATCTTGAGACACAAGGTGCAGAGGAGTTTAGTAGTTTTTCTAAAAGTCCTCGATGTGAAGGGCATGCCCTGCTCTGTCAGGACCTACTTGAGCATAACTATCCAT GGGACGGCACAATGTTACTTGTTGCCAGTAAAGTCCTTGACCGGCTAAAACCAGTTGTTGGAGTCAATACTGATCCTGAAAG gtCAGAGGGACACTTGTGTTTGCCAATGCATTATACAAACTCTTTCCCTGAAGCTCTGCAGAAACTTGAACAAGGAAAGTTCAG gtGGCAGTGGCGGCACAGAATCCAAATATACTTGGAAGGAACTGGAATCAATCTCACTCCTGTAGACTTGCACGAACAACAGCTGAGTCTGGACCAGCATATCAGGGCTCACAGAACTG ACACTGAAACTGGAAGTGTATCTGGACCATATCTTTTGCCAGTAAGAGCATTAAATGAGGTCTTCATTGGGGAGTCACTGTCTTCAag GATGAACTATAAAACCTACAAACCACGTTTCACCTTCTCGCTTCATAGGGCCTCATATTATGAAATCTCTGTGGATGATGGACCTTGGGAGAAGCAAAAGAGCTCCGGGCTTAATGTGTGCACTGGAACTGGATCCAAAGCCTG GTCctataacattaataaaatggtATTCCAGGCAGTAGAAGATATTCTTAACATAG gTAAAATGCATGCAGGATTAAATTTTGACCTGGAAAGAGAGTTAATTGAAAAAG ttaCAGAGGAGTACAATAACTCTCTGATATTTAATCCAGAAGAAACAAAGATGTTTTTTAGTGTTCGGGAACCAATTGTTAACAGAGTCTTCTCAAGCAGTCGACAGCGTGGCTTTACAAAGAA gatCTGTGTCCGTTCTCGTTGTTGGGATGCTTGTATGGTACTGGATGGGGGAACATCATTTGAGTTCAATGATGGAGCTATAGCGACGATTAACATGAATGAGGAAGATGCAATTTGCACAGTCATACTACAAGAGTGA